The following proteins are co-located in the Gossypium hirsutum isolate 1008001.06 chromosome A02, Gossypium_hirsutum_v2.1, whole genome shotgun sequence genome:
- the LOC107951496 gene encoding uncharacterized protein has product MDQYNEIDMEDSEYGQFFNNLEQFGFHPDGNDDGDDDDDDVAAAASADVGGGGGGGGDDDKDDDDEEEELEKNPEYNCFLENLKLDENGESYTVQIPFSSDVSLVLKYEGKEEESFENVDRQTNSKSNLKREKAKVSDILGGFSRKARPDTVNRPLEIRDERSKKKLRNSPGQERQSGDNENKLEEEVEADPVACKSSGEPSKMMNYAIKDEHCTQFLVSLDKSGTKTEPSYEKGHQSTHQKYDGSCPDVEVFTLDNMPLCKGDYTPFMPSKCYQSLPGEECGDGIRSSSPSQFREQLMDLLKTPYNREEFQNLWRDVSQRKPVQGVKDLRHGRMKSYSTKTVGKSYLDWYKDLRTTVDEFRPDTRKVLCLLRGFFFWLKNTAHEGAFKPWTDRSYLKALTEQRNI; this is encoded by the exons ATGGATCAGTATAACGAAATTGACATGGAAGATTCTGAGTATGGACAATTTTTTAACAATCTTGAGCAGTTTGGTTTTCATCCTGACGgcaatgatgatggtgatgatgatgatgatgatgttgctGCTGCTGCTTCTGCTGAtgttggtggtggtggtggtggtggtggtgacgATGACAAAGATGACGATGATGAGGAAGAAGAGCTGGAGAAGAATCCTGAATATAATTGTTTTTTGGAGAATTTAAAACTAGATGAGAATGGGGAATCATACACGGTCCAAATTCCATTTAGTTCTGATGTCTCACTTGTACTTAAGTATGAGGGAAAGGAAGAAGAGTCCTTTGAGAATGTGGATAGGCAGACAAATTCCAAGAGTAATTTGAAAAGAGAAAAGGCTAAGGTTTCTGACATTTTGGGTGGTTTTTCAAGGAAAGCAAGGCCTGATACTGTGAATAGACCTTTGGAGATCAGAGATGAAAGGAGtaagaaaaaattaagaaattctCCTGGCCAGGAAAGACAAAGTGGAGATAATGAAAACAAACTAGAAGAGGAAGTTGAGGCTGATCCAGTTGCTTGTAAATCAAGTGGAGAACCATCGAAGATGATGAATTATGCTATTAAAGATGAACACTGCACTCAGTTTCTGGTTTCACTTGATAAGTCTGGCACCAAAACTGAACCGAGCTATGAAAAAGGTCATCAAAGTACACATCAGAAATATGATGGCAGTTGTCCTGATGTAGAAGTATTTACATTGGATAATATGCCTTTATGCAAAGGAGATTATACACCATTTATGCCATCAAAATGCTATCAATcattg CCTGGTGAAGAGTGTGGAGATGGCATCAGAAGTTCTAGTCCGTCTCAGTTCAGGGAGCAGCTTATGGATCTTCTTAAAACTCCCTATAACCGAGAGGAGTTTCAAAATCTTTGGCGAGATGTATCTCAAAGAAAACCAGTGCAGGGTGTTAAAGACTTGCGGCATGGAAGAATGAAATCATATTCAACCAAAACCGTTGGAAAATCATACCTTGATTGGTACAAAG ATCTAAGAACGACAGTTGATGAATTCAGGCCTGATACACGTAAAGTTTTATGTCTCTTACGTGGATTTTTCTTTTGGTTGAAG AATACGGCTCATGAAGGTGCATTTAAACCATGGACGGACCGGTCGTATTTGAAAGCTTTGACTGAGCAGAGAAATATCTGA